From a region of the Streptomyces sp. NBC_01454 genome:
- a CDS encoding DUF5995 family protein has translation MTPHPAPHHDVHRRPDPAQVPAARPPTDAGAAAAAELAQVLARMRALAAALPAEDGVAVFNGVYLAVTEAVAGRIGDGTFQDPSAAGELDRCFARRYFAAVDAATAGLRPPACWRPLFQLRRHPGVRPLQFALAGINAHIGHDLALAVLDTCQVLECEPAALESDFERVGGVLTSLEERIRERLMPGPDVLDVADPLTHLIGSWSLDKARDGAWVAARALWGVRRLPEVAEELTERLDAGVGLVGRMLLTPLPG, from the coding sequence ATGACTCCGCACCCCGCCCCGCACCATGACGTCCACCGGCGGCCGGACCCGGCCCAAGTGCCCGCCGCGAGGCCACCCACCGACGCGGGAGCCGCGGCGGCCGCGGAGCTGGCCCAGGTGCTGGCCCGGATGCGGGCGCTGGCCGCGGCACTGCCCGCCGAGGACGGTGTGGCCGTCTTCAACGGCGTCTATCTGGCCGTCACCGAGGCGGTGGCGGGGCGCATCGGGGACGGCACGTTCCAGGACCCGTCGGCCGCCGGCGAGCTGGACCGTTGCTTCGCCCGTCGCTACTTCGCCGCGGTGGACGCCGCGACCGCCGGACTGCGGCCGCCGGCCTGCTGGCGTCCGCTGTTCCAGCTGCGCCGGCACCCCGGGGTGCGGCCGCTGCAGTTCGCGCTGGCCGGGATCAACGCCCACATCGGCCACGATCTGGCCCTGGCGGTGCTGGACACCTGCCAGGTGCTGGAGTGCGAACCGGCCGCGCTGGAGAGCGACTTCGAGCGGGTCGGCGGGGTGCTGACGAGCCTGGAGGAGCGGATCCGGGAGCGGCTGATGCCCGGCCCCGATGTGCTGGACGTGGCCGATCCGCTGACGCATCTGATCGGGTCATGGAGCCTGGACAAGGCCAGGGACGGCGCCTGGGTGGCGGCCCGCGCCCTGTGGGGCGTGCGCCGGCTGCCGGAGGTCGCCGAGGAGCTCACCGAACGCCTCGACGCCGGCGTCGGCCTGGTCGGACGGATGCTGCTGACTCCGCTGCCCGGCTGA